From Deinococcus aquaedulcis, the proteins below share one genomic window:
- a CDS encoding DUF7873 family protein: MPRLNQIIAVEKGVKSRSFAELTDAHQQLQKPTLLGGIARTYRPKDEEGELLPPESTRVQVKAEEVVRQTAQILTGLFDVTATKDWANCEAKADVVVGERVLLKQVPVSYLLFLEKQLTDLSTFLRKLPVLDASESWTFDPGADAYATEPVQTVRTRKIPRNHVKAEATDKHPAQVEVYYEDVTVGYWRTVKFSGALPAQRVHELQTRVQKLQQAVKFAREEANSFEVTEQKVGERVFAYLLDS, translated from the coding sequence ATGCCCAGACTGAACCAGATTATCGCCGTGGAAAAGGGCGTGAAAAGCCGCTCCTTTGCCGAACTCACCGACGCCCACCAGCAGTTGCAAAAGCCCACCCTGCTGGGCGGCATTGCCCGCACCTACCGCCCCAAGGACGAGGAAGGCGAGCTGCTGCCCCCCGAATCCACCCGCGTGCAGGTAAAAGCCGAAGAGGTGGTCCGCCAGACCGCCCAGATTCTGACCGGGCTGTTTGACGTGACCGCCACCAAGGACTGGGCCAACTGCGAGGCAAAAGCCGACGTGGTGGTGGGCGAGCGCGTGCTCCTGAAACAGGTGCCGGTCAGCTACCTGCTGTTTCTGGAAAAGCAGCTGACCGACCTGAGCACCTTCCTGCGCAAGCTGCCCGTGCTGGACGCCAGCGAAAGCTGGACCTTTGACCCGGGTGCCGACGCCTACGCCACCGAGCCCGTTCAGACCGTGCGCACCCGCAAGATTCCGCGCAACCACGTGAAGGCCGAGGCCACCGACAAGCACCCGGCGCAGGTGGAGGTGTACTACGAGGACGTGACCGTGGGGTACTGGCGCACCGTGAAGTTCAGCGGCGCCCTGCCCGCCCAGCGCGTGCACGAGTTGCAGACCCGCGTGCAGAAGTTGCAGCAGGCCGTGAAATTTGCCCGCGAGGAAGCGAACAGCTTTGAAGTCACCGAGCAGAAGGTGGGCGAGCGGGTGTTTGCGTACCTGCTGGACAGCTAA
- a CDS encoding MFS transporter, whose product MTLSETRATRVPAFNRLWAAETLSVLGQQVALLALPLIAAVTLHATPAQMGLLVAMETAPLLLFSLIAGVWIDQRPRRPVLIWTDLLRAAALLVVPLTALLGVLRLEVLYGVAFVVGTLSVFFNVAYQSLLPDLVPKTALTDANSKLETSRSGAEVLGPGLGGGLIGLVGAVAGVWVNIGTFLASAAFLGGIRVPEQIQAPQTRTSLGQQLREGLHYVWSHPLIRPLVLCASTLNFAQGLLDALLVLHLSRDLGLTPAQIGLVYMGGNIGFVGGALLAERVATWLGLGRAAQLAALVAGVGLLLVPLSSLLGPLAIPGLIAARLLFGFGAIIFSVQHVTLRQTITPRAFQGRMHASVRFFAGGVVPLGALLGGVVGQQFGVGTALVLAGGVGCTAWLWVWRSGVPGVASAEAV is encoded by the coding sequence ATGACCTTATCCGAGACACGCGCCACGCGCGTGCCTGCGTTCAACCGCCTTTGGGCGGCCGAAACCCTGTCCGTTCTCGGCCAGCAGGTGGCCCTGCTGGCCCTTCCCCTCATCGCGGCGGTGACCTTGCACGCCACGCCAGCCCAGATGGGCCTCCTCGTGGCCATGGAGACCGCCCCGCTCCTCCTGTTCAGTTTGATCGCGGGCGTCTGGATTGACCAGCGGCCCCGCCGTCCCGTCCTGATCTGGACGGACCTGCTGCGCGCCGCCGCCCTGCTGGTGGTCCCACTGACCGCGCTGCTGGGTGTCTTACGGCTGGAGGTGCTGTATGGGGTGGCCTTCGTGGTGGGCACCCTCAGCGTGTTCTTCAACGTGGCCTATCAATCCCTGCTGCCCGACCTTGTCCCCAAAACAGCCCTCACCGATGCCAACAGCAAGCTGGAAACCTCTCGCTCCGGGGCCGAGGTGCTCGGCCCCGGTCTGGGTGGGGGGCTTATCGGTCTGGTGGGGGCCGTGGCGGGGGTCTGGGTCAACATCGGCACCTTCCTGGCCTCGGCCGCATTTCTGGGTGGGATTCGCGTTCCAGAGCAAATTCAGGCGCCTCAGACACGCACTTCGCTGGGCCAGCAGTTGCGCGAGGGCCTGCACTATGTCTGGTCGCATCCGCTGATCCGGCCACTGGTGCTGTGTGCCAGCACCCTGAATTTTGCCCAGGGCTTGCTGGACGCCCTGCTGGTGTTGCACCTCAGCCGCGACCTGGGCCTCACACCAGCCCAGATAGGGCTGGTGTACATGGGCGGCAATATCGGCTTTGTGGGGGGTGCGCTGCTGGCTGAACGGGTGGCGACCTGGCTGGGCCTGGGCCGCGCGGCCCAGCTGGCCGCACTGGTTGCGGGCGTGGGGCTGCTTCTGGTGCCGCTGTCCAGTCTGCTGGGGCCGCTGGCCATTCCCGGGCTGATTGCGGCGCGGCTGCTGTTCGGGTTCGGCGCCATCATCTTCTCGGTGCAGCATGTGACGTTGCGGCAAACCATCACGCCACGCGCCTTCCAGGGCCGCATGCATGCCAGTGTCCGCTTCTTTGCTGGTGGTGTGGTGCCACTGGGCGCCCTGCTGGGCGGGGTCGTGGGGCAGCAGTTTGGCGTGGGCACGGCGCTGGTCCTGGCCGGCGGCGTGGGATGCACGGCCTGGCTCTGGGTGTGGCGCTCGGGTGTCCCGGGGGTCGCCTCAGCTGAAGCGGTATAA
- a CDS encoding permease prefix domain 1-containing protein: protein MNGLERFLNRATRGLPAGRRRLVREELRGNILERTAELQVTGLPREEALRRALQDFGAPAPLAAGLRRVHLWPRLGLLGGLCSVALAGTLLALPRQTARELPLVTYLPECRPSSTTSAALCTHAQDFWVGLGGLTARLEAQGATVETVQRTVPVPAGLESPLTSVSEEVLVVRWMEATGEAGRVEFPRTNRVLDIMIEQANRNGRPDFWPGPVLERGGERLLSSDILLSSVWSTLNQPLTVERPFDGPVLRLGRLRLELAQPGEGVSVLPMVEQRLGATLYGPTQLTIFAGAHLIPRPHESRGSVPSFAQHIDVQGVPGEVYAVLRPVAFRGVNGLGMDLATVDDQGQLPFRSAQPQVRFVRDLKALGASGAAKPAVALLRLGLAVRMGRDGLVAYTLEVP from the coding sequence GTGAATGGCCTTGAGCGGTTTCTGAACCGGGCCACGCGCGGCCTGCCGGCGGGCCGAAGGCGACTAGTCCGCGAAGAGCTGCGAGGCAACATTCTGGAGCGGACAGCGGAATTGCAGGTGACGGGCCTGCCCAGAGAAGAGGCGCTGCGCCGCGCCCTGCAGGATTTTGGCGCGCCGGCGCCACTGGCCGCCGGGCTCCGGCGGGTGCACCTGTGGCCCAGGCTGGGGCTGCTGGGCGGGTTGTGCAGCGTGGCGCTGGCGGGCACCCTTCTGGCCCTGCCACGCCAGACCGCAAGAGAGCTGCCCCTGGTCACGTATCTTCCAGAGTGTCGGCCAAGCAGCACCACCAGCGCCGCCCTCTGTACCCACGCCCAGGACTTCTGGGTGGGGCTGGGCGGCCTGACGGCCCGCCTGGAGGCGCAGGGGGCGACGGTGGAGACGGTTCAGCGAACGGTGCCGGTCCCTGCAGGGCTGGAGAGCCCCCTGACCAGCGTTTCTGAAGAGGTCTTGGTGGTGCGCTGGATGGAGGCAACGGGTGAAGCAGGTAGGGTCGAATTTCCCCGCACCAACCGCGTCCTGGACATCATGATTGAGCAGGCAAACCGCAATGGGCGCCCAGACTTCTGGCCGGGCCCGGTGCTGGAGCGCGGCGGCGAGCGGCTGTTGAGCAGCGACATCCTCCTCAGCAGTGTCTGGTCCACCTTGAACCAGCCGCTCACCGTGGAACGCCCGTTTGATGGCCCGGTACTGCGGCTGGGCCGCCTCCGGCTGGAACTGGCGCAACCCGGAGAGGGGGTCAGTGTCCTGCCGATGGTGGAGCAGCGGCTGGGAGCCACGCTCTACGGCCCCACGCAGCTGACCATCTTTGCCGGCGCCCACCTGATTCCCCGGCCTCATGAATCGCGGGGAAGTGTGCCTAGCTTCGCCCAGCACATTGACGTACAGGGTGTACCCGGCGAGGTGTACGCCGTGCTGCGCCCGGTGGCTTTCCGGGGGGTGAATGGTCTGGGCATGGACTTGGCGACGGTGGATGACCAGGGACAACTGCCATTCCGTTCCGCCCAACCGCAAGTGCGCTTCGTGCGGGATCTGAAGGCGCTGGGCGCAAGCGGCGCCGCCAAGCCTGCTGTGGCGCTGCTGCGTCTGGGCCTAGCCGTGCGCATGGGCCGCGACGGCTTAGTGGCCTACACCCTGGAAGTCCCTTAA
- a CDS encoding YwbE family protein codes for MAPPRSQIRPGLTVDIVQKQDQASGRLTRGVVAALLTRSPSHPHGIKVRLTTGQVGRVQVVVSPTGGE; via the coding sequence ATGGCTCCTCCCCGTTCCCAGATTCGCCCCGGCCTCACCGTGGACATCGTGCAGAAACAGGACCAAGCCTCGGGGCGGCTCACCCGTGGGGTGGTCGCGGCCCTGCTTACCCGCTCGCCCTCGCACCCCCACGGCATCAAGGTGCGCCTGACCACCGGACAGGTGGGCCGGGTGCAGGTGGTGGTCTCCCCCACTGGGGGCGAGTAA
- a CDS encoding SMP-30/gluconolactonase/LRE family protein → MPHPALHSAHPEFLTLFPEGAAPERLGEGFTWTEGPVYVPARRAVIFSDVRQNRTWAYTDGGELREELNPSGHQNGHCLDAQGRLIACSHGQRALLRQEEDGTWTTLADRFEGHRFNSPNDVALHPDGSLWFSDPTYGLDKPEEGGTGAPMELPGRWVFRLGPDGELTAPIRDRQKPNGLVFAGARTLLLADTGDGVTYRYEVDPDGRATCAGEHFRVAPGKTDGLRVDRAGRIWSSAGDGVHVLSADGQELGRILFPQTVSNLCFGGPEGTTLYVTASTEFWRVPTRVRG, encoded by the coding sequence ATGCCGCACCCCGCCTTGCACAGCGCCCATCCCGAGTTCCTGACCCTTTTCCCTGAAGGTGCCGCCCCCGAACGGCTGGGCGAGGGGTTTACCTGGACCGAGGGGCCCGTGTATGTCCCGGCGCGCCGGGCCGTGATCTTCAGCGACGTGCGCCAGAACCGAACCTGGGCCTACACGGACGGCGGCGAGCTGCGCGAGGAACTGAACCCCAGCGGCCACCAGAACGGCCACTGCCTGGACGCCCAGGGGCGCCTGATCGCCTGCTCGCACGGCCAGCGCGCGCTGCTGCGCCAGGAAGAAGACGGCACCTGGACCACCCTGGCTGACCGCTTTGAGGGCCACAGATTCAATTCCCCCAACGACGTGGCCCTGCACCCCGACGGCAGCCTGTGGTTCTCGGACCCCACCTACGGCCTGGACAAGCCCGAGGAAGGCGGCACCGGCGCGCCGATGGAACTGCCGGGCCGCTGGGTGTTTCGCCTGGGCCCGGACGGCGAACTGACCGCCCCCATCCGTGACCGCCAGAAGCCCAACGGCCTCGTGTTTGCTGGCGCCCGCACGCTCCTGCTGGCCGACACAGGCGACGGCGTCACCTACCGCTACGAGGTGGACCCAGATGGCCGCGCCACCTGTGCGGGCGAGCACTTCCGCGTGGCGCCCGGCAAGACCGACGGCCTGCGGGTGGACCGGGCCGGGCGCATCTGGAGCAGCGCCGGAGACGGGGTGCATGTGCTGAGCGCGGACGGCCAGGAGCTGGGCCGCATCCTCTTTCCCCAGACGGTCAGCAACCTGTGCTTCGGCGGGCCGGAGGGCACCACGCTGTACGTGACGGCCAGCACAGAATTCTGGCGCGTGCCCACCCGGGTGCGCGGCTGA
- the odhB gene encoding 2-oxoglutarate dehydrogenase complex dihydrolipoyllysine-residue succinyltransferase, whose product MADIKVPVFSESVSEGTLLAWHKKPGDPVKRGEVLAEIETDKVVLEVTALQDGVLVSTAKNEGDTVLSEEVLGVVGDAGSAPAPAPTETPAAGTAASTAPTENPAGNEATRRDDLSPAVRKIVAEQGLNPAQIPATGPRGNITKADAVAAAQGGLTYQGPQDAAKPVSQQAAPPQQPSTPAVMPAAHIPAGARPEQRVPMTRIRQRIAERLKDVQNTAALLTTFNEVNMKPAMDLRKKYQDQFVAKHGTKLGFMSLFVRAATEALKAFPVVNASVEGKDIIYHGYYDIGIAVASDRGLVVPILRDTDQMSLAGIEKQIAEFATKAKGGKLTLEDMSGGTFSITNGGTFGSMMSTPIINAPQSAILGMHNIIERPIAQNGQVVIAPMMYIALSYDHRIIDGKEAVQFLVMIKNLLEDPARMLLEL is encoded by the coding sequence ATGGCGGACATCAAGGTTCCTGTTTTTTCCGAGTCGGTGAGCGAAGGCACGCTGCTGGCGTGGCACAAGAAGCCCGGCGATCCCGTGAAGCGCGGCGAGGTGCTGGCCGAGATTGAAACCGACAAGGTGGTGCTGGAAGTCACCGCCCTGCAAGACGGCGTGCTGGTCAGCACCGCCAAGAACGAGGGCGACACCGTCCTGAGCGAAGAGGTGCTGGGCGTGGTGGGCGACGCGGGCAGTGCGCCGGCCCCGGCCCCCACCGAGACGCCAGCGGCGGGCACAGCCGCCAGCACAGCGCCCACGGAGAACCCGGCCGGCAACGAGGCCACCCGCCGCGACGACCTCTCGCCCGCCGTGCGCAAGATCGTGGCTGAACAGGGTCTGAACCCCGCCCAGATTCCCGCCACCGGGCCCCGGGGCAACATCACCAAGGCCGACGCTGTGGCCGCCGCGCAGGGCGGCCTGACCTACCAGGGCCCCCAGGACGCCGCCAAGCCGGTGAGCCAGCAGGCCGCGCCGCCTCAGCAGCCCAGCACCCCCGCCGTGATGCCCGCCGCCCACATTCCGGCTGGCGCGCGCCCCGAACAGCGCGTGCCCATGACGCGCATTCGCCAGCGCATTGCCGAGCGCCTGAAAGACGTGCAGAACACGGCGGCCCTGCTGACCACCTTCAACGAGGTCAACATGAAGCCGGCCATGGACCTGCGCAAGAAGTACCAGGACCAGTTTGTGGCCAAGCACGGCACCAAGCTGGGTTTCATGAGCCTGTTCGTGCGCGCGGCCACCGAGGCCCTGAAGGCCTTCCCGGTCGTCAACGCCAGCGTGGAGGGCAAGGACATCATCTACCACGGCTACTACGACATTGGCATTGCGGTGGCCAGTGACCGTGGTCTGGTGGTGCCCATCCTGCGCGACACCGACCAGATGAGCCTCGCGGGCATTGAGAAGCAGATCGCTGAATTTGCCACCAAGGCCAAGGGCGGCAAGCTGACGCTGGAGGACATGTCCGGCGGTACCTTCTCCATCACCAACGGCGGGACCTTCGGTTCCATGATGAGCACCCCCATCATCAACGCGCCCCAGAGCGCGATTCTGGGCATGCACAACATCATCGAGCGCCCCATTGCCCAGAACGGGCAGGTGGTGATCGCCCCCATGATGTACATCGCCCTGAGCTACGACCACCGCATCATTGACGGCAAGGAAGCGGTGCAGTTCCTGGTGATGATCAAGAACCTGCTGGAAGACCCCGCGCGGATGCTGCTGGAACTGTAA
- a CDS encoding SDR family oxidoreductase — translation MGMLDGKVAFITGGASGIGAGTARRFAQEGARVALADVQPEEGEKLRGEIAGAGGEALYIQCDVSDAASVRDAIEATVAAYGRLDIVFANAGINGVWAPIDELQPEEWDKTQSINLRGTYLTVHYAVPHLKRAGGGSILITSSVNGNRTFSTPGASAYSASKAGQVAFAKMIALELGRHNIRCNAVCPGLIHTNIQDRTDQRHTERIGIEVELPKGSPALHGGEGEPVDVADACLFLASDLGRHVSGIELYVDGGASLLR, via the coding sequence ATGGGCATGTTAGACGGCAAGGTGGCATTTATTACGGGCGGCGCCAGCGGCATTGGCGCGGGCACGGCGCGGCGGTTTGCGCAGGAAGGCGCGCGCGTGGCCCTGGCCGACGTGCAGCCCGAAGAAGGCGAGAAGCTGCGCGGCGAGATTGCCGGTGCAGGCGGCGAGGCGCTGTACATCCAGTGCGACGTGAGCGACGCGGCCTCGGTGCGGGACGCCATTGAGGCGACGGTGGCGGCGTACGGGCGCCTGGACATCGTGTTCGCCAACGCGGGCATCAACGGCGTGTGGGCCCCCATTGACGAGCTGCAGCCCGAGGAGTGGGACAAGACCCAGAGCATCAACCTGCGCGGCACCTATCTCACGGTGCATTACGCCGTGCCGCACCTGAAGCGCGCGGGGGGCGGCAGCATCCTGATCACCAGCAGCGTGAACGGCAACCGCACCTTTTCCACGCCGGGGGCCAGCGCCTACAGCGCCTCCAAGGCTGGGCAGGTGGCCTTTGCCAAGATGATCGCCCTGGAACTGGGCCGGCACAACATCCGCTGTAACGCCGTGTGCCCGGGCCTGATTCACACCAACATTCAGGACCGCACGGACCAGCGCCATACCGAGCGCATTGGCATTGAGGTGGAACTCCCCAAGGGCAGCCCCGCCCTGCACGGCGGCGAGGGCGAGCCGGTGGACGTCGCCGACGCCTGCCTGTTCCTGGCCTCGGACCTGGGGCGGCATGTCTCCGGCATTGAGCTGTACGTGGACGGCGGCGCCTCGCTGCTGCGGTAG
- a CDS encoding 2-oxoglutarate dehydrogenase E1 component, whose translation MTQSQTIMSGGNAAFIEGLYEAYLADPNSVDPQWRAYFDEVRAGAPDTAHSAIQQAFYQLGTQRRGQTVLPVPQGVSGAQQAAGALITAYRVYGHISARTNPLKMRGIPTVPELTPEYYGLSAADLNEPVQDGVFTGPLRDVITQLQDTYCGAIGFEFNYLPATERAWFQERIEAGRGRGQYSREERRRLMQKLTAAEGLELYLKNKYPGVKRFGLEGGESFIPLLDRIIQQAGKAGVKEVVMGMAHRGRLNTLVNIFGKPSSVLFDEFDGKKKLSDNPDVAGDVKYHMGYSSDVRTPGGPMHLALAFNPSHLEIVSPVVHGSVRARQDRRGDVERRSVLPITVHGDAAVSGQGVVMETLNLSRLRGFSTGGAVRIVINNQVGFTISDPRDTRSSRYCTDVAKIANAPVLHVNGDDPEAVAFCGDLALAYRQEFGKDVFIDLICFRRNGHNEGDEPRMTQPIMYREIDGHPGTRALYAKALEGAGVLDAGEGERLVERFRDQLDAGEAVVEEMENAAQSKLAVDWSEYTGTHWRDEVPTSVPQAKLTDLGLKLTEVPEGFKVHRTIERTVIKPRQAMARGEQPLDWGMGEMLAYATLLDEGYGVRLVGQDSGRGTFVHRHAVLHDQNAQDPMNEEYMALAHLRPEQGRVEVVDSTLSEEAVMAFEYGYSTSEPKALIAWEAQFGDFANGAQAVIDQFLSAGESKWQRLSGLTLLLPHGYEGAGPEHSSARLERYLQLCAQKNMQVVVPSSAAQIFHLLRRQVLRPYRKPLIVMTPKSLLRNKQAMSPLSELAEGRFCEVIGDDTVQQARRVVISSGKLHWELVEARDADKDGYAGTALIRLEQLYPFPGQALAEELAGHPGAQVVWAQEEPENQGAWLMIWEDLEKILAPGQTLKSATRPRAASTAAGYASVHAKEQAKVIADALGEKISREVVQDQKELAQTAQQDG comes from the coding sequence ATGACGCAGTCGCAGACGATCATGTCCGGGGGCAACGCGGCCTTTATTGAGGGGCTGTACGAGGCCTACCTGGCTGACCCGAACAGTGTGGACCCGCAGTGGCGGGCCTACTTCGACGAGGTGCGCGCCGGCGCGCCCGACACCGCGCATTCCGCCATTCAGCAGGCGTTCTACCAGCTGGGCACCCAGCGCCGGGGCCAGACCGTGCTGCCGGTGCCCCAGGGCGTCAGCGGGGCGCAGCAGGCGGCGGGCGCCCTGATCACCGCCTACCGCGTGTACGGCCACATCAGCGCGCGCACCAACCCGCTCAAGATGCGCGGCATTCCCACCGTGCCCGAACTGACCCCCGAGTACTACGGCCTGTCGGCCGCCGACCTGAACGAGCCGGTGCAGGACGGCGTGTTCACCGGCCCCCTGCGCGACGTGATCACCCAGCTGCAAGACACCTACTGCGGCGCCATTGGCTTTGAATTCAACTACCTGCCCGCCACCGAGCGCGCGTGGTTCCAGGAGCGCATTGAGGCTGGGCGCGGCCGGGGGCAGTACAGCCGCGAGGAACGCCGCCGCCTGATGCAGAAGCTCACAGCTGCCGAAGGGCTAGAACTGTACCTGAAAAACAAGTACCCCGGCGTCAAGCGCTTCGGCCTGGAAGGCGGCGAGAGCTTTATTCCGCTGCTGGACCGCATTATTCAGCAGGCCGGGAAGGCCGGCGTGAAGGAAGTTGTAATGGGCATGGCCCACCGTGGCCGCCTGAACACGCTGGTGAACATCTTCGGCAAGCCCAGCTCCGTGCTGTTCGACGAGTTCGACGGCAAGAAGAAGCTCAGCGACAACCCCGATGTGGCGGGCGACGTGAAGTACCACATGGGCTATTCCAGTGACGTGCGCACGCCCGGCGGCCCCATGCACCTTGCGCTGGCCTTTAACCCCAGCCACCTGGAAATCGTCTCGCCGGTGGTGCACGGCTCGGTGCGCGCGCGCCAGGACCGCCGGGGGGACGTGGAACGGCGCAGCGTGCTGCCCATCACCGTGCACGGCGACGCGGCCGTCAGCGGGCAGGGCGTGGTCATGGAAACGCTGAACCTCTCGCGGCTTCGCGGCTTTTCGACGGGCGGGGCAGTGCGCATTGTCATCAACAACCAGGTGGGCTTTACCATCTCGGACCCGCGCGACACCCGTTCGAGCCGCTACTGCACCGACGTGGCCAAGATTGCCAACGCGCCTGTGCTGCACGTGAACGGCGACGACCCTGAAGCGGTGGCCTTCTGCGGCGACCTCGCGCTGGCCTACCGCCAGGAATTTGGCAAGGACGTCTTCATTGACCTGATCTGCTTCCGCCGCAACGGCCACAACGAGGGCGACGAGCCGCGCATGACCCAGCCGATCATGTACCGCGAGATTGACGGTCACCCTGGCACCCGGGCCCTGTACGCCAAGGCGCTGGAGGGCGCGGGCGTGCTGGACGCCGGCGAGGGCGAGCGCCTGGTCGAGCGCTTCCGCGACCAGCTGGACGCGGGCGAAGCCGTGGTCGAAGAGATGGAGAACGCGGCCCAGAGCAAGCTGGCCGTGGACTGGAGCGAGTACACCGGCACCCACTGGCGCGACGAGGTGCCCACCAGCGTGCCCCAGGCCAAGCTGACCGACCTGGGCCTGAAGCTGACCGAGGTCCCCGAAGGCTTCAAGGTGCACCGCACCATTGAGCGCACGGTGATCAAGCCCCGGCAGGCGATGGCGCGCGGCGAACAGCCCCTGGACTGGGGCATGGGCGAGATGCTGGCCTACGCGACCCTGCTGGACGAGGGCTACGGCGTGCGGCTGGTGGGCCAGGACTCGGGGCGCGGCACCTTTGTGCACCGCCACGCCGTCCTGCACGACCAGAACGCCCAGGACCCCATGAACGAGGAATACATGGCCCTGGCCCACCTGCGCCCGGAGCAGGGCCGCGTGGAAGTGGTGGATTCCACCCTGTCCGAAGAAGCCGTGATGGCCTTTGAATACGGCTACTCTACCTCTGAACCCAAGGCGCTGATCGCCTGGGAAGCGCAGTTCGGGGACTTTGCCAACGGCGCGCAGGCGGTCATTGACCAGTTCCTGAGTGCGGGGGAAAGCAAGTGGCAGCGCCTCAGCGGCCTGACGCTGCTGCTGCCCCACGGCTATGAGGGCGCGGGCCCCGAGCACTCCAGCGCCCGCCTGGAGCGCTACTTGCAGCTGTGCGCCCAGAAGAACATGCAGGTGGTGGTGCCCTCAAGCGCCGCGCAGATCTTCCACCTCCTGAGGCGTCAGGTGCTGCGCCCCTACCGCAAGCCCCTGATTGTGATGACCCCCAAGAGCCTGCTGCGCAACAAGCAGGCCATGAGCCCGCTCTCAGAGCTGGCCGAGGGCCGCTTCTGCGAAGTGATTGGCGACGACACCGTGCAACAGGCCCGGCGCGTGGTGATCAGCTCTGGCAAGCTGCACTGGGAGCTGGTGGAAGCGCGCGACGCCGACAAGGATGGCTACGCTGGCACCGCCCTGATTCGCCTGGAACAGCTCTACCCCTTCCCGGGGCAGGCGCTGGCCGAGGAACTGGCGGGGCACCCCGGCGCGCAGGTCGTGTGGGCCCAGGAAGAACCCGAGAACCAGGGCGCATGGCTGATGATCTGGGAGGACCTGGAAAAGATCCTGGCCCCCGGTCAGACCCTGAAGAGCGCCACCCGCCCACGTGCCGCCAGCACCGCCGCCGGGTATGCTAGCGTGCACGCCAAGGAACAGGCCAAGGTGATTGCTGACGCCCTGGGCGAAAAGATCAGCCGCGAGGTCGTGCAGGACCAGAAGGAACTGGCCCAGACGGCGCAGCAGGACGGGTAA
- a CDS encoding M48 family metalloprotease, giving the protein MDRVWQRVADREAARLRDLFTAHASPTVPPRAALGHALAALVLLGFAALALLGGWLLLRALGLGGLSQGTRIACGLGALPLLLFAWTARPRVHRIEGARLTEAQAPELHALLRRVGEAAGVTRPVRIVLTPEANAFMGLHGPRREPTLGLGLALWYGLGPQERVALLAHELAHLKNGDPTRSGLVHHALTVLEQTVSVLWPDPIMEARATLPEKVGNLLLKGAALLPLGLAHLLLGLVGAGQQAAEYRADLLAARVAGSAAKAGLLDRLHMAHLLDSALHKQRHQPQRPHAFAEFRHMLDTLPPAQWQRARQEQAQHRVRLDQSHPPTADRLQVVQAWPSAPQCTLSSAEAARIDAELLPFVPDLEAAATEAYRDRISR; this is encoded by the coding sequence ATGGACCGGGTGTGGCAGCGGGTGGCGGACCGCGAGGCCGCGCGCCTGCGTGACCTCTTTACCGCTCATGCCTCGCCCACCGTGCCCCCCCGGGCGGCGCTGGGCCACGCGCTGGCCGCACTGGTGCTGCTGGGCTTTGCGGCGCTGGCCCTGCTGGGCGGGTGGCTGCTGCTGCGCGCGCTGGGGCTGGGAGGGCTAAGCCAGGGCACCCGGATCGCCTGTGGGCTGGGGGCCCTGCCCCTGCTGCTCTTTGCCTGGACCGCGCGGCCCCGTGTTCACCGCATTGAAGGGGCGCGCCTGACTGAAGCCCAGGCCCCCGAATTGCACGCGCTGCTGCGCCGGGTGGGCGAGGCGGCCGGGGTGACGCGCCCGGTGCGGATCGTCCTGACCCCAGAGGCCAACGCTTTCATGGGCCTGCACGGCCCGCGCCGCGAACCCACCCTGGGCCTGGGACTGGCGCTGTGGTACGGCCTGGGCCCGCAGGAACGGGTGGCGCTGCTGGCACACGAACTCGCGCACCTGAAAAATGGCGATCCCACCCGGAGCGGGCTGGTGCACCACGCGTTGACCGTCCTGGAGCAGACCGTCAGCGTCCTGTGGCCCGACCCCATCATGGAAGCGCGCGCCACTCTGCCCGAAAAAGTAGGGAACCTGCTCCTCAAGGGCGCAGCCCTGCTGCCCCTGGGCCTGGCCCACCTGCTGCTGGGGCTGGTGGGGGCCGGCCAGCAGGCGGCCGAATACCGCGCCGATCTCTTGGCCGCGCGGGTGGCCGGCTCGGCGGCCAAGGCGGGCCTGCTGGACCGCCTGCACATGGCCCACCTGCTGGACAGCGCCCTGCACAAGCAGCGGCACCAGCCCCAGCGCCCCCACGCCTTTGCCGAATTCCGCCACATGCTCGACACCCTGCCGCCGGCGCAGTGGCAGCGGGCCCGCCAGGAGCAGGCCCAGCACCGCGTGCGCCTGGACCAGTCCCACCCCCCCACTGCCGACCGCCTGCAGGTGGTGCAGGCGTGGCCCAGTGCGCCCCAGTGCACCCTCAGCAGCGCCGAGGCCGCCCGGATTGACGCCGAACTGCTGCCTTTCGTGCCGGACCTGGAGGCCGCCGCCACCGAGGCCTACCGCGACCGCATTTCGCGCTGA
- a CDS encoding addiction module toxin RelE, with the protein MPKAWTNKDERQYEHIKGSALERGEPEDRAEEIAARTVNKHRREEGRTPNRRTQGTGNPNRALAELTRDELYNRAREQGIRGRSAMSKAQLVAALGD; encoded by the coding sequence ATGCCCAAAGCCTGGACCAACAAAGACGAGCGGCAGTACGAGCACATCAAAGGCAGTGCCCTGGAACGCGGCGAACCCGAAGACCGCGCCGAAGAGATTGCCGCCCGCACGGTGAACAAGCACCGCCGCGAGGAAGGGCGCACGCCGAACAGGCGCACCCAGGGCACCGGCAACCCGAACAGGGCCCTGGCCGAGCTGACCCGCGACGAGCTGTACAACCGCGCCCGCGAGCAGGGCATCAGGGGCCGCAGCGCCATGAGCAAGGCGCAACTGGTTGCCGCGCTGGGCGATTAA